In Chitinophaga sp. HK235, a single window of DNA contains:
- a CDS encoding exonuclease domain-containing protein — protein sequence MYAIVDIETTGGHASANGITEIAIYLSDGREVTQHYQTLINPGVPIPYYIESLTGITNSMVAEAPPFEAVAPMIHGLLQDRIFVAHNVNFDYSFVKHHLAAAGFELQCKKLCTVRLGRKIFPGLPSYSLGNFCRHMNIPVNGRHRAGGDAEATAKLFALMLQHDTEKAIATALKVGSKEQFLPPNLEPEVVKQLPEVPGVYYFHDVKGKVVYVGKAKDIRKRVNSHFSGHSASRQRQNFLRTIFNITYQETGTELMACILESVEIKRLWPAFNRAQKRVEFRYGFYLFEDQEGYLRLAIEKRRKFSTPVHAFNMLIDGHRLLRALIKQFELCPKLCFLQKGEGTCAGVTAATCHGACDKREAPETYNQRVKAAIAFLQEQQPSVVIMDKGRNSDEQSCILLEKGRFYGMGYVPAHLRATDAETLRPHLTQYPENEVIISLLRPYATNSKQLSSPQ from the coding sequence GTGTACGCAATAGTAGATATAGAAACCACAGGCGGCCATGCCAGCGCCAACGGAATTACCGAGATCGCCATCTACCTGTCTGATGGCCGGGAGGTCACCCAGCATTATCAGACGCTGATTAATCCGGGTGTTCCTATTCCTTATTACATAGAATCACTGACGGGCATCACCAACAGTATGGTGGCAGAAGCTCCGCCCTTTGAAGCGGTGGCACCGATGATACATGGGCTGTTACAGGACCGGATCTTTGTAGCGCATAATGTCAACTTTGATTATTCCTTTGTAAAGCATCATCTGGCGGCTGCCGGCTTCGAACTGCAATGCAAAAAACTCTGTACTGTAAGGCTGGGCCGCAAAATCTTTCCGGGCCTGCCTTCGTATAGCCTGGGTAACTTCTGCCGGCATATGAATATTCCGGTCAACGGCCGCCACCGCGCCGGCGGCGATGCGGAAGCTACCGCCAAACTTTTTGCCCTGATGCTGCAGCATGACACAGAAAAGGCCATCGCCACCGCCCTCAAAGTAGGCTCCAAAGAGCAGTTCCTGCCACCTAACCTGGAGCCGGAGGTGGTGAAACAGCTTCCGGAAGTACCGGGTGTCTATTATTTTCATGATGTCAAAGGCAAAGTGGTGTATGTAGGAAAAGCCAAGGATATACGTAAACGTGTCAACAGTCATTTCTCCGGTCATAGCGCCAGCAGGCAGCGACAGAATTTCCTCCGGACAATCTTTAATATCACTTATCAGGAAACCGGTACGGAGCTGATGGCCTGTATCCTGGAGTCGGTGGAGATAAAGCGGCTCTGGCCGGCATTCAACCGTGCCCAGAAAAGGGTGGAGTTCCGCTACGGCTTCTATCTCTTTGAAGACCAGGAAGGGTACCTCCGGTTGGCAATCGAGAAAAGACGGAAGTTCAGTACGCCCGTACATGCTTTTAACATGCTGATAGACGGGCACCGGCTGCTGCGCGCCCTGATCAAACAATTTGAACTGTGTCCTAAGTTGTGTTTTCTGCAAAAGGGGGAGGGTACCTGTGCCGGTGTGACGGCTGCCACCTGCCATGGAGCCTGCGACAAACGGGAAGCCCCTGAAACCTATAACCAACGGGTGAAAGCGGCCATCGCTTTTTTGCAGGAGCAGCAACCGTCTGTAGTGATCATGGACAAAGGCCGCAATAGCGATGAACAAAGCTGTATCCTGCTGGAAAAAGGCCGGTTCTACGGTATGGGTTATGTGCCGGCACACCTCCGGGCTACTGACGCCGAAACGCTCAGGCCCCATCTCACACAATACCCGGAAAATGAAGTGATCATTAGTTTGCTGCGGCCTTACGCTACAAACAGCAAACAATTATCATCCCCCCAATAA
- a CDS encoding OsmC family protein yields the protein MNEEVKVSIEGIPYQVSISARDHRWLADEPAEVSGGDTGPTPGELLLSSLGSCTAITLTMYAARKKWPVEKIDVELRFDSDAKPDPKTTVIECLVHITGDLDETQRKRLMEIAHACPVHKVLSNPIIINTKAD from the coding sequence ATGAACGAAGAAGTAAAAGTAAGTATCGAAGGAATTCCGTATCAGGTATCAATTTCAGCACGAGACCACCGATGGCTGGCAGATGAACCGGCAGAGGTGTCTGGTGGCGATACCGGCCCTACTCCCGGCGAGTTATTACTCAGCAGTCTGGGCTCCTGTACCGCCATCACGCTCACTATGTATGCGGCACGAAAAAAATGGCCGGTGGAAAAGATAGATGTAGAACTCCGGTTTGACAGTGATGCCAAACCAGATCCAAAAACAACCGTCATCGAATGCCTCGTACATATTACAGGCGACCTCGATGAAACACAAAGGAAAAGGCTGATGGAAATAGCCCATGCATGCCCTGTTCATAAAGTACTTTCGAACCCTATTATTATCAATACTAAAGCAGATTGA
- a CDS encoding (4Fe-4S)-binding protein gives MKDITKTYSNGEVTIVWKPEVCKHSEVCFRGLPEVFDPHAKPWINAAGSNTERIIQQVKKCPSGALTYFMNKEVLADGSSPEITASSLAEIVPNGPRLIYGSIHTKDTSGHETQEYKVTAFCRCGSSSNMPYCDGTHIKTGFTDNE, from the coding sequence ATGAAAGACATTACCAAAACATACTCCAATGGTGAAGTAACCATCGTATGGAAACCCGAAGTGTGCAAACACTCGGAAGTATGTTTCCGCGGCCTCCCTGAGGTATTTGATCCTCATGCCAAACCATGGATCAATGCTGCAGGCAGTAACACAGAACGGATCATACAACAGGTAAAAAAATGTCCATCCGGTGCGCTCACTTATTTTATGAACAAGGAAGTGCTGGCAGATGGATCATCTCCGGAGATAACCGCAAGCAGCCTGGCAGAGATAGTACCTAATGGTCCGAGGCTGATATATGGCAGCATTCATACAAAGGATACATCCGGCCACGAAACACAGGAGTATAAGGTTACCGCTTTCTGTCGCTGTGGGAGCTCTTCCAATATGCCCTACTGCGACGGTACACATATTAAAACAGGATTTACAGACAACGAATAA
- a CDS encoding alpha/beta hydrolase has product MDFQPLQYIYQPAANHNAYTLLLLHGTGGDERDMLPLAPAMAPHFHVLSLRGNVQEQGMPRFFRRLSMGVFDEQDVHFRTHEMVHFLKELSAKEGFDLQQLVAAGYSNGANIAGAVLMLYPELLAGAVLFRPMQPLHGIEDPFETTRQQPVFMSSGKTDHTVEPAATAAYATLLTANGFQVSNYDINAGHQLTQQDIDLAAGWVKENFR; this is encoded by the coding sequence ATGGACTTTCAACCCTTGCAATATATTTACCAGCCGGCAGCTAACCATAACGCCTATACGTTATTATTACTGCATGGTACCGGTGGTGATGAGCGGGATATGTTGCCGCTGGCACCGGCTATGGCACCGCATTTCCATGTATTAAGCCTTCGGGGCAATGTACAGGAACAGGGTATGCCCCGCTTCTTCCGCCGGCTGTCCATGGGCGTTTTTGATGAGCAGGATGTACATTTCAGAACACATGAAATGGTCCACTTTCTTAAGGAACTGTCGGCCAAAGAAGGGTTTGACCTGCAGCAGCTCGTAGCTGCCGGGTATTCCAACGGTGCCAATATTGCAGGGGCTGTGCTGATGCTCTATCCCGAACTGCTGGCAGGCGCCGTACTTTTCCGGCCTATGCAGCCGTTGCATGGTATTGAAGATCCGTTTGAAACCACGCGGCAACAGCCTGTATTCATGAGCTCAGGAAAAACAGACCACACCGTAGAACCTGCTGCCACCGCAGCCTATGCCACCCTGCTAACTGCCAACGGCTTCCAGGTAAGCAACTACGATATCAATGCAGGACATCAATTAACACAACAGGATATTGACCTGGCCGCAGGCTGGGTAAAGGAAAATTTCCGGTAA
- a CDS encoding ring-cleaving dioxygenase — MDQAITGLHHITAISGNAKKNYDFYTRIMGLRFVKKTVNFDDPHTYHFYYGDKTGSPGTILTFFPWEDIMAGRRGTHMATEIGYSIPEGSINFWLKRLDAANIIYNKPSSKFGEIYLTFLDPDGLKIELTVPEKTDDRVPWETAEVSAENATRGFHHVTLTLDDIQATADLLVSVFGFELIKHHANRYRFASPAGDTANYIDLVEAKGELRGHVAGGSIHHIAFRMKDDAMELHYREKLEALGLNATPQLDRKYFRSVYFREPGGVLFELATDTPGFTVDESVDELGTHLMLPAQFEPQRAEIEQKLIKLV; from the coding sequence ATGGATCAAGCAATAACAGGACTGCATCATATTACCGCGATTTCCGGTAATGCAAAAAAGAATTATGATTTTTATACGAGGATAATGGGATTGCGTTTTGTTAAGAAAACGGTGAACTTTGACGATCCGCATACCTATCACTTTTACTATGGAGACAAAACAGGTAGCCCTGGCACAATTCTGACATTCTTTCCCTGGGAAGATATAATGGCCGGACGCAGAGGCACCCATATGGCCACAGAGATTGGCTATTCCATACCGGAGGGCAGCATTAATTTCTGGCTGAAAAGGCTGGATGCCGCCAATATTATTTACAACAAGCCTTCTTCCAAATTCGGGGAGATATACCTTACTTTCCTGGACCCGGACGGACTTAAGATAGAGCTGACCGTACCTGAAAAAACAGATGACCGTGTACCCTGGGAAACAGCCGAGGTGAGCGCTGAAAACGCCACCCGTGGCTTTCATCATGTCACGCTGACCCTGGACGACATACAGGCCACCGCCGATCTGCTGGTATCCGTTTTCGGGTTTGAGTTGATTAAACATCATGCCAACCGGTACCGTTTTGCCAGCCCTGCCGGCGATACCGCCAATTATATCGATCTGGTAGAAGCCAAGGGCGAACTCCGCGGCCATGTGGCTGGTGGCAGCATTCATCATATTGCCTTCCGCATGAAAGATGATGCTATGGAACTGCACTACCGTGAAAAACTGGAAGCACTGGGATTAAATGCCACTCCACAGCTGGACCGGAAATATTTTCGCTCTGTATATTTCAGAGAGCCGGGCGGCGTGCTTTTTGAACTGGCTACAGACACGCCCGGATTCACTGTAGATGAGTCTGTTGACGAACTGGGTACGCATCTGATGTTGCCCGCTCAATTCGAACCACAGCGGGCAGAGATAGAACAGAAACTGATTAAACTGGTTTAA
- a CDS encoding YceI family protein: MAKLKWVSDADHSELSFKIRHLMITNVTGRFTNFRVEAETEGEDFLNAKATATVDVDSITTANTQRDEHLRSPDFFDVNKFRNISFAATKIESVDNDGSYVLHGDLTIRDVTKNVKLDVEFGGVVKDPWGNTKAGFTINGKINRKDFGLTWNAATEAGGVMVSDEVKIQCEVQLLKQ, encoded by the coding sequence ATGGCAAAACTAAAATGGGTATCCGACGCCGATCACAGCGAACTCTCTTTCAAGATCAGACACCTGATGATTACCAATGTTACCGGCAGGTTTACCAACTTCCGGGTAGAAGCTGAAACAGAAGGAGAAGACTTTCTAAACGCCAAAGCTACTGCTACGGTTGATGTGGATTCAATCACCACAGCCAATACGCAGCGTGATGAGCACCTCCGTTCCCCCGACTTCTTTGATGTCAACAAGTTCCGGAACATCAGTTTTGCAGCCACCAAAATTGAAAGTGTGGACAATGACGGCTCTTATGTACTGCATGGCGATCTGACCATCCGTGATGTGACTAAAAACGTGAAGCTGGATGTTGAATTCGGTGGCGTTGTAAAAGATCCCTGGGGCAATACCAAAGCCGGTTTTACGATCAATGGTAAAATCAACCGCAAGGATTTCGGATTGACATGGAACGCCGCGACAGAAGCCGGTGGCGTAATGGTCAGCGATGAAGTAAAGATACAATGTGAAGTACAACTGCTGAAGCAGTAA
- a CDS encoding DUF4142 domain-containing protein has translation MKKSIFFVTALLGAWMLHSCGNRHNPQHEKPEDSANAINETMRKVDDTSSAFAVDAADKNMMEIQLGKLAQEKAENPRVKAFATMMVEEHTKANDQLKTIASRKGIVLPTELSTASKNFIDRWSKKKVERFDKEYIREMVDHHNQDVKDFDNAANNLQDETLKEWARKMLPVLMVHQDSARAISESL, from the coding sequence ATGAAAAAGTCAATCTTTTTTGTAACGGCGCTGTTGGGTGCATGGATGTTGCATTCCTGTGGCAATAGACACAATCCACAACATGAGAAACCTGAAGATTCAGCCAACGCCATCAATGAGACAATGAGAAAAGTGGATGACACCTCTTCTGCGTTTGCAGTGGACGCAGCTGACAAAAACATGATGGAAATACAGTTGGGAAAACTGGCGCAGGAAAAGGCTGAAAACCCGAGAGTGAAAGCATTTGCCACTATGATGGTGGAAGAACATACCAAAGCCAATGATCAGTTAAAGACAATTGCCAGCAGAAAAGGAATTGTACTGCCAACAGAACTGTCTACCGCATCAAAGAATTTTATCGATAGATGGAGCAAAAAAAAGGTGGAACGCTTTGATAAGGAATATATACGCGAGATGGTGGACCACCATAACCAGGATGTGAAGGATTTTGACAACGCCGCCAATAACCTGCAGGATGAAACACTGAAAGAATGGGCCAGAAAAATGTTGCCTGTTCTGATGGTGCACCAGGATTCCGCCAGGGCTATTAGTGAATCTCTGTAG
- a CDS encoding phosphoribosylaminoimidazolesuccinocarboxamide synthase encodes MLESNFKFPGQTAFYKGKVRDVYTIEDRLMVMAVSDRISAFDVVLPRPIPYKGQVLNQVAAIMLEATKDIVPNWVKSTPLPNVTIGLKCETFPVEMVVRGNLTGHAWRTYKTGQRVLCGVTMPEGLKENDFFPEPIITPTTKAHEGHDEDISREEIIAQGLVSKEDYEQLEKYTLALFARGKELAAQRGLILVDTKYEFGKIGDTIYVIDEIHTPDSSRYFYAEGYEENQQAGKQQRQLSKEFVREWLMENGFQGKDGQQVPEMTDAFVNSVSERYIELFENITGQKFVKEDVTPEEAEAKIVAALKQF; translated from the coding sequence ATGTTAGAATCAAATTTCAAATTCCCGGGTCAGACCGCCTTTTACAAAGGGAAAGTACGTGATGTATACACCATTGAGGACAGACTCATGGTAATGGCCGTTAGTGACCGTATCTCCGCGTTTGATGTGGTATTGCCCCGTCCTATTCCTTACAAAGGACAGGTACTGAACCAGGTAGCGGCCATCATGCTGGAAGCTACTAAGGATATCGTACCTAACTGGGTAAAAAGTACCCCGCTGCCTAACGTAACCATAGGTTTGAAATGCGAAACCTTCCCGGTAGAAATGGTAGTTCGCGGAAACCTCACCGGTCATGCGTGGAGAACTTATAAAACCGGACAGCGTGTACTCTGTGGCGTTACTATGCCGGAAGGCCTGAAGGAAAATGACTTTTTCCCTGAGCCAATCATCACACCAACCACCAAAGCACATGAAGGTCACGATGAAGATATCTCCCGTGAAGAAATCATTGCCCAGGGTCTGGTGAGCAAAGAAGATTACGAGCAACTGGAAAAATACACCCTCGCGCTGTTTGCAAGAGGTAAGGAGCTGGCTGCACAACGTGGTCTGATCCTGGTAGATACCAAATATGAATTCGGTAAAATTGGTGACACCATCTACGTGATCGATGAAATCCACACACCGGATTCTTCCCGTTACTTCTATGCTGAAGGTTACGAAGAAAATCAGCAAGCCGGCAAACAACAACGCCAGCTTAGCAAGGAATTTGTTCGTGAATGGCTGATGGAAAACGGTTTCCAGGGTAAAGACGGTCAGCAGGTACCTGAAATGACCGACGCTTTCGTTAACAGCGTGAGCGAGCGTTATATCGAGCTGTTTGAGAACATCACCGGTCAGAAATTTGTGAAAGAAGATGTGACACCGGAAGAAGCAGAAGCGAAAATCGTCGCAGCGCTGAAACAATTCTAA
- a CDS encoding GNAT family N-acetyltransferase yields the protein MELTIQQNTTKHQFETVVDGHTAFIVYKLFPGGIAYIHTEVPPELEGKGIASQLAKYVLEYARANHLKVKPLCPYVHAYMKKHPEYNDLL from the coding sequence ATGGAACTTACTATTCAGCAAAACACCACCAAACACCAGTTCGAAACAGTGGTAGACGGGCACACCGCCTTTATTGTTTATAAACTGTTCCCCGGCGGCATCGCCTATATACACACGGAAGTACCGCCGGAACTGGAAGGTAAAGGTATTGCCTCCCAACTGGCCAAATATGTATTGGAGTATGCACGGGCCAACCATCTGAAGGTAAAACCCTTGTGCCCTTACGTACACGCCTATATGAAAAAACACCCGGAATACAACGATCTATTATGA